The genomic region CTAGTGGTGGTGCTGGACAACTGTATTCGGTGACCTCAAATGGTAAGAACGCGACAGGGGATGGGCTCGCCATGGCTTACCGGGCTGGTGCACGACTTGCTGATATGGAGTTTATTCAGTTTCACCCAACAATGGCTGTGAAAGACAAGCGAGCCATTGGACTCGTGTCAGAGGCCGTTCGAGGTGAAGGGGCAAGGCTTATTACGAGTCAAGGACATTTTATCATGGAAGGAATTCATGATGATGAAGATCTTGGACCAAGAGATGTGGTTGCGAGAGCGATTCATCAAGCCTTACTTCATGATGAAAAGGTCTACCTTTCAATTGCAGAAATTTCAAACTTTAAAGAACGTTTCCCATCGATTACACAATTATGCAAGGAGGCACAAATCGACACCTCAGCTGGAAAAATCCCGGTAGCACCTGGTGCACACTTTTTTATGGGTGGGGTGGATACCAATGAAGTCGGTGAAACGACTGTCCCTAGGTTATATGCTGTTGGGGAAGTTGCTCGAACGGGGGTACATGGTGCGAATCGCTTAGCTAGTAATTCATTATTAGAAGCGGTCGTATTTGCAAATGAAGTTGCGCAACACATCTTATCTCAACCGTTCTCGTTCGAGGCATATTACCAACCAAGCATACATCCACTTGAGAGTAAGGTAACTCTACCACAAGCAACTGAAATCCAAGAGATCATGAGCAAGTATGTTGGGATAACTCGTGATCACGACGGTTTAATGAAGGCTAAAAGATGGTTCGAGTCATTCGAACCGATGATCACAAATAACCACTTACTTCACGTCAGTGTCGAGCAAAAGACCATTTGTAATCTATTAACAGTCGGTTACCTCGTTACCTTATCTGCGTTGCTGCGCACGGAGAGTCGAGGTGGGCATTATCGTATGGATTATCCTCAGGCAAACGATGATTGGCTAGGTTTACAAACATATTGCTTGTATCCAAGTGACCCGAACGTGCAAGAGAAAGTTGAGAATATAAAGACGACTGTTTAGGAGCGATTAAGAATGAATCCAATCAAAGTAAGGGAGCAATTGAAACAATTTTTTATTGAGGATTTGGGTGAAGGTGATCTTACTAGTCAAACGGTTTTTACGAACGACCACGTAGGGAGCGGGACGTTTGTTGTAAAAAGTGATGGAATCATTAGTGGGGTTGAAGTGATTAGGCAAGCCTACGCATTATTTAATGAGGATATAGATGTTTCTTTATATGTTCGAGATGGGGCTGAAGTCAGACATGGAGATGTTATAGCCACTGTACATGGACCGATGGTTGATTTATTAAGTGCAGAACGTGTTGTTTTGAACCTCGTGCAGCGGATGAGTGGGGTTGCAACGCTTACGAATAAAGCTGTTGCAATACTCGGTAGCTCGCATACAAGAATCTGTGATACAAGAAAAACAACGCCAGGGCTACGGATGTTTGAAAAATATGCGGTTCGTTGTGGAGGTGGCTACAATCATCGTCTAGGGTTATACGATGGAGTCATGATTAAAGACAATCATATTGCAGCATGTGGTGGAATTACTGCCGCTGTTCGCCGCGTAAAGGACCAACTAGGGCATATGGTAAAAGTAGAAGTGGAAACGGAAACAAGAGAAGAAGTAATTGAGGCTGTAGAAGCGAAAGCAGATATTATTATGTTTGATAATCGTTCACCCGATGAGGTTCGTGAGTTTGTTGAGCTTGTTCCAGGTTCAATATCAACTGAGGTGTCAGGGGGAATCGATTTAGCAACGGTCGCTGATTATCGTGATACATTTGTTGATTATTTGTCGTTAGGGTTTTTAACGCATTCCGCAAGAGCTCTAGATATAAGTTTTAATGTTCAAGGAGGAAGCAAATCATGAGTGTTTTAGATCTAATGAATACACCGTTCGTATTACCTGAGAAGTATAGACAAATGACAACAGCTGAACTGCAGCAACGGGTTCGAGAAATAAAGGAAACGTTTGGTGAAAAATTATACATTCCTGGCCACCATTATCAAAAAGATGAAGTAATCGCTTTTGCCGATGATACAGGTGACTCATTACAGTTAGCACAACAATCAGCGAGTAATAAAAAAGCGGATTATATTGTATTTTGTGGTGTCCACTTTATGGCGGAAACGGCTGATATTTTAACAAGTGAGGAGCAAACGGTTATTTTACCTGATATGCGGGCTGGTTGTTCGATGGCGGATATGGCGGATATTCACCAGACCGAGGCCGCTTGGGACGTGTTTCAAGATGTTTTTGGAGATACGGTCTTGCCATTAACCTATGTGAATAGTACGGCAGCGATTAAAGCTTTTTGTGGACGCAATGGAGGGGCAACGGTCACTTCGTCGAATGCAAAGAAGATGGTTGAATGGGCATTTACACAAAAGGAACGGATCTTATTTTTGCCTGATCAACATTTAGGTAGAAATACAGCGTATGATTTAGGAATTACTTTGGACGAAATGGCTGTATGGGACCCTGTGACAGAGGCGTTTGAATACGATGGAGATATAAACAATGTGAAAGTGATTTTATGGAAAGGACATTGCTCGGTTCATGAGAAATTTACCGTTGAAAACATAAAGAAGTTACGACAGCAAGATCCCGATTATTCGATCATCGTGCACCCAGAATGTACACATGAAGTGGTCCAGCAAGCTGATTATAATGGCTCAACGAATGATATTATTAAAACATTAGAACAGGCAGCCCCTGGCAGTAAGTGGGCTGTTGGGACAGAAATGAATCTAGTAGCACGTCTTGCCAACCTTCACCAAGATAAGAAAGTAATCTCATTAAATCCAAATATGTGCCCATGCTTAACGATGAATCGAATTGATCTTCCGCATTTGTTATGGGCGTTAGAATCAATTAAACAAAATGAAGTCATCAATGAAATTACCGTTGATAAACAAACCGCTAACGATGCGATTCGTGCGCTCGAACGCATGTTAGTACGTGCATAAGGACCTGATCGAGGGGTGTTCTAAAGGTTTCCCACCAACCTTTAGGGCACCTTTTTATATGTAAAAACGAATGCCCTCTTATGTTCCGTTTCGTAAGTTTGGTATATACGTTATTGTTTGCGCATAGATTGTGCTGAGGGTATTCATTTTTAATACTAATTTTGTTCGTGAATGTACTTATACGCCTACCAATGCATAGGATGTAAAGAATTGTTTTAGGAGGGAGATAGACGGTGAAAATTCATATCGTTCAAAAAGGAGATACGTTATGGAAGTTAGCAGACAAGTATAATGTGGACTTTGAAGAACTAAAAGCAGCGAACCAGCAATTATCGAATCCGGACATGATTATGCCTGGAATGAAGGTGAAAATTCCAACAGCAGGTGTACCTGTGAAAAAGAAAGAAGCACCAGCGAAACCAAAAGAACATATGGCGCCAAAAGAGAAGCCCGTTCCCAAAGTAAAGAAAGAAGTACCTAAAGAGATGCCAAAACCAAAGCCAAAAGAAGTTCCGTATAAAATGCCGCCGAAAGAGCCAGAAAAAATACCAACGCCGCCTCATGTAGAAATGCCAATCATGCAGCAACCGATTATGCAACAACCTGTTCAGCAAAAACAGGAAATGAACATGAACTTCAATGTTTATAAACAACCAGCAAAACCGAAGCCAAAGGCAAAGCCAGAATATAAGGCTCCAAAGGTTCCTGAGCCGCCTAAGCCACCAAAACCTGTAAAGAAACCTGAAATCAAGAAGCCTGAGATAAAACATGAACCACCGAAGAAGCCCGATGTGAAACCGACAATCCCGAAAGACGTGAAGACAGAATTGCCAGAGCCGAAAATGGTAAAACCACCGATGCCACCGATGCCACCGATGGCACCACAGATGCCACAGATGGTACCACCGATGGCACCGCAAATGGCACCGCAAATGGCACCACAAATGGCACCACAAATGGCACCACAAATGGCACCGATGCCAAAAATGCCACCACAGATGCCACCACAGATGCCACCACAAATGGCACCGATGCAGTATATGCCGCAACATTGCGTACCGATGACTGGTGTGATCCCTGGTTGTGCTCAGCCATCACCGTATTCACCATATCCAATGATGCCACAGCACGGCTATGGCGGAATGGCACCGGAAGCTCCTTATCCATCACATATGGCCTATCCACCTGAACAACACCCGGGTTCTTATCAACATGCTCAGCCCCAGCAACCAGCAATGC from Desertibacillus haloalkaliphilus harbors:
- the nadB gene encoding L-aspartate oxidase produces the protein MISRRADVIVIGSGLAGLMAAEILSLQKNVILITKSNLEQSNSRLAQGGIAAAISDADDWRDHFFDTVMAGGFHNKQQITEKLVKKGPELIEKLLQLGVTFDRQPNGSWALGKEGAHRRRRILHAGGDATGKELIDCLLSRVKEHVTIFEHEMALDFLIDEGQCVGVTTKNENGNLVTYYADFTILASGGAGQLYSVTSNGKNATGDGLAMAYRAGARLADMEFIQFHPTMAVKDKRAIGLVSEAVRGEGARLITSQGHFIMEGIHDDEDLGPRDVVARAIHQALLHDEKVYLSIAEISNFKERFPSITQLCKEAQIDTSAGKIPVAPGAHFFMGGVDTNEVGETTVPRLYAVGEVARTGVHGANRLASNSLLEAVVFANEVAQHILSQPFSFEAYYQPSIHPLESKVTLPQATEIQEIMSKYVGITRDHDGLMKAKRWFESFEPMITNNHLLHVSVEQKTICNLLTVGYLVTLSALLRTESRGGHYRMDYPQANDDWLGLQTYCLYPSDPNVQEKVENIKTTV
- the nadC gene encoding carboxylating nicotinate-nucleotide diphosphorylase, with amino-acid sequence MNPIKVREQLKQFFIEDLGEGDLTSQTVFTNDHVGSGTFVVKSDGIISGVEVIRQAYALFNEDIDVSLYVRDGAEVRHGDVIATVHGPMVDLLSAERVVLNLVQRMSGVATLTNKAVAILGSSHTRICDTRKTTPGLRMFEKYAVRCGGGYNHRLGLYDGVMIKDNHIAACGGITAAVRRVKDQLGHMVKVEVETETREEVIEAVEAKADIIMFDNRSPDEVREFVELVPGSISTEVSGGIDLATVADYRDTFVDYLSLGFLTHSARALDISFNVQGGSKS
- the nadA gene encoding quinolinate synthase NadA — encoded protein: MSVLDLMNTPFVLPEKYRQMTTAELQQRVREIKETFGEKLYIPGHHYQKDEVIAFADDTGDSLQLAQQSASNKKADYIVFCGVHFMAETADILTSEEQTVILPDMRAGCSMADMADIHQTEAAWDVFQDVFGDTVLPLTYVNSTAAIKAFCGRNGGATVTSSNAKKMVEWAFTQKERILFLPDQHLGRNTAYDLGITLDEMAVWDPVTEAFEYDGDINNVKVILWKGHCSVHEKFTVENIKKLRQQDPDYSIIVHPECTHEVVQQADYNGSTNDIIKTLEQAAPGSKWAVGTEMNLVARLANLHQDKKVISLNPNMCPCLTMNRIDLPHLLWALESIKQNEVINEITVDKQTANDAIRALERMLVRA
- the safA gene encoding SafA/ExsA family spore coat assembly protein — encoded protein: MKIHIVQKGDTLWKLADKYNVDFEELKAANQQLSNPDMIMPGMKVKIPTAGVPVKKKEAPAKPKEHMAPKEKPVPKVKKEVPKEMPKPKPKEVPYKMPPKEPEKIPTPPHVEMPIMQQPIMQQPVQQKQEMNMNFNVYKQPAKPKPKAKPEYKAPKVPEPPKPPKPVKKPEIKKPEIKHEPPKKPDVKPTIPKDVKTELPEPKMVKPPMPPMPPMAPQMPQMVPPMAPQMAPQMAPQMAPQMAPQMAPMPKMPPQMPPQMPPQMAPMQYMPQHCVPMTGVIPGCAQPSPYSPYPMMPQHGYGGMAPEAPYPSHMAYPPEQHPGSYQHAQPQQPAMPGAMPYARAYQTSQQNAMRDQYYNQVTQSEVDSSGTEDQSSGAGGNSTSNY